GCAAGCGAAtcaggaaataatattttaaaatagaatGGCAGCGAGAAAGCTTCCCTACCATCGTCGATTTAATCATCGATCGTACAGTTCTAACTGGTtgcgattttttaattattcatgcAATGACGTCTTATCAGATCCCGATTGCAAAATCTGATGCAACGAGAGAGCGAGACGCATTCAGGTCGATGCATTCGACTGAACTTGACCTACTAAACTACGATCGTAAAGCAGATTCCATTTTTAATAGTCGACGTAGATAGACGTGGCCGTGACTTTGACACGAAAGTCCCTAGGCCTTCCACGATAATTCCCTATACCGTAAACAGACGCCACGTACGGGTCAGAGAACATAGTCATCGAACATAGTCCGTCGAAGAACGATGAAATACAGGTTTGTGGCACGTTGAAGGCGCAGCTGGTGACGCACGCATTAAATTATGCGGAAGACGATCCGTAAACAAAATGTCGTCTGCAGGCtgaattctttcttttcgactaACAGTAGAACgaaaaaataaacgaaataaaTGCCGAGGGAACGTTAGTCCGCTGGAATGTGAAAGAATATTATGATATACTCGAATTGCCATTCTATCGTTCAGTTGTGTAAACATTTAGGGACTATCTCGATCGAAAGCTTGCCTCGAAGACAACATGGCGGCGTGCACGTGTCGTCTCCGATCTTTCGCTGGAATCGAGTGTCGGACGTGTAACGGATATCGGTACGCTTTACTCGAACGGTTTAGCATATCGTCGGGGACAACGAGGGCGAACGTCACACTCCTCAAGAAAAATGCTCAGTAATGGACGGTTGTGTGCCAACGAAGAGAAGTCATAAGGAATGGCGACGGACAGCGAAAAAGGAGCGTCGCAGGCGTCTGCGTCGCAAAGCGGCCGCTGAGAGAGATACCGACGCCGAACGTCTGAGGGCAGCACTCGAGAAAAACGCGGACTATTTGAACTGGTTGGAAAACTGCGAGAAGGAACGGGCCGAAAGAGAGAGGACAGAAACGGAGGAGCACGAGCAGCGAGAGAGACTCTGGCTGGAAGAGGAAGTGAGTTGCATTCTCCACAGTAGCCATAAAACAAACTTAATTAATTTGCTAGGTTAATTTGCTAGGCAATAAAATGTTACTCTCTCCTTTTCATGACTGAAACGAATCggtgaaaattaaaagaaagtGAGATCTGACAATATAGGAAATAGTAAACtaggaaatagaaataaatcaAAACTTAAATATATTGGATATCGAACGAGTTAGAAAGGACAAGATTTCTGTTCAgaaaattcgcaattttttcTCACCTGTCTCGATCGCTTCAAATGTCCCCAATACCATCGATAATGGAAGAAAACGTCCGTTCGAGAGATGACTCGGCCCTTTTTCTCCGATCGTCGGCTCTCTTTTGTTTCCGTAATCGATAGCACGCGTTCCGGCGATTGCGGAGAAGAACTTTACGTATTAACCATGAAAACAATGCGAACATGTGGATGCCGAAGCCTGCTAGCTATTACATGATCCCTGTAAGCGAGCGGAGCTCGTATCCGGAATCGCGATCTCTAATCGTTCCGTTCGATTTTCCCAGGTGAGAGCCCAGAAGGAATGGCAAATCCTACAAGAGCGGAAGCAGAGAGCGCGACAGTTGCAGTTGGAGCAGGAGGCGAAGATCCGAGAGGAATTCGAGGCGAAACAGGAAACGATTCGCAAGAAACAGGAAGAGGAGAAACGGAAGCGGGAAGAGGACATCGAGAAGCGGGAGCGACTGGTCAAGGAGATCGATGACTACATCGACAACGGGATCAAGACGCCGGAAGCTCTGCGCGAGATGATCGACAGTCAGCCCGGGAAAGAGCTTTGTCCGTTCTTCACCAAGACGGCTGCCTGCAGGTAACCCGGCGATATCATCTTCTGCAATTAACGTTGCGCCACCTCCGTATTTCATACTTTATCATCCCAAGagacaaaaataagaaattacTTACTGATCATCCTGTGCATCAACTTGCAGTATCCAATCAGAAAGGCTCTtgggaaaaaatgaaaatctcATCAGCAAACTATCGAGATGGGAATTAAGCAATAGTAATATTCAGCAAATAAAATAGCAACTCGACGTTTCAATGAGCATTCTCGTTTTCAGATACGGCGACACCTGCTCGAGGAACCACCGCAGAGTATGCTTGAGCAAGGTGATCCTAGTGCCCGGATTCTACACGCATTTCTCCCTGGAGAAGAACTCCGCGGAGTACGACACGGACATAGCATTGGAATTTGAGAGCTCGGAGACGCGCGAGCATTTCCGCGAGTTCTACAAGGACGTGGTCCCGGAGCTGGAGTCCTTCGGCCGAATAAAGACCCTGAAGTACTGCTGCAACACCGAGATTCATCTGAGAGGGAATCTGTACGTCGAATACTATACCGAACGAGAGGCGGCCAGGGCACTGAGAAAGCTGAAAGGTCGTTGGTATGCCGGCCGGCAGCTTAATTGCGAGTTTGCCAATCTGAAGTCCTGGAGAAGCGCCGTCTGCGGCATGGCAAAGTGCCCGAAAGGGAGGGCGTGCAATTTTCTGCATACCTTTCGAAACCCGCGCGACGAGTACGATATTAAGAGCCCGCATAGGTGGGCGAAGTCCTCGGGCTCGTCCTCTCAAGATGTCGCGAGCAGCAGGAGGACCGAGCACAGGTGGGTTGCGCCTTCGGGCTACCGTCTGTCGTCGGGTTGCTCTCGACGTCCTAGAATTTATCTTGTTATGATTATATAAGGTTTCAGAAATATCTTATTTTTATCAATAATCGCCCGTATCAAAGGTTCGTGTGAATCTCGAATATCTTTCTTTTAACTCTTAAAGCAACAATCTCTTTGAAACAGTCCAGTCTTTTTCCACTGAAATTTTGGTTTCAATTCGCAGGAGCAAATCGAAATGGGAGGACGGCAGCGAAGCGGACGACGGCAAGAACTGGAGGTGGTCGGAGTCGCCCGAGCCTGAATCTGATCATCAGTACTCGAGGAACAGCGACAAACGACACCGTCGAAGCGACGAGTCGTTGCACCGGCAGGCATCGTCTCGCGATAAGCGTCAGCCCGACAGAGACAAGCTGATCGCCGATAACGACGAGATTCCTAGCAAACGGCGacgatccaaaaagtatttcgaGGAGAACGCGAAAGACGAGGACGTATCGAACGGTCGGGAGTCGTCTAGAAGATACTCGCGGAGGTACGAGAAGAAGAGGGACGCCGATGACGAAGAGGATCGCGAGGAATCAAGGTCGCCGAGGTACTCTCGCAAGAGGTACTCGAAGACCGGAGACGGAAGCTATCATTCGAAGTCTCGCAGACACTCGAATAAATActggagagaggggagagagaaagataggcGAAAATCGAAGAGTCATCGAGATTCCGTCGAGGACTCCTCGAAACGGAGATCGAAGCCGATCTCTGAGACCTCGGTCGTCGCCGAGAAGAACGACCACGCCAAAGATATACCCCGTGTAAAGTCCAAATGGGATAAAGACGCTTCCGGTCAGAACAATTCCGACAGTTCAGAGTCCTCCGACTCGGATTCCACGAGCAGCGTCGAAGAGAAAGACGCAGACAAGCCTGCAGTCACCGCGAATCCTCGCAAACACGACTCCGACGATGCTTGGGCAACGACGGACTCGGAGAACGAGTCGAAAGTCAATGACAAGCGGTGAAGTCTACATGCGATTCTGCAACCATTGCAGTCAGATGACCAGTCATTTTTCCATGTCGAAGTGCATTTGAACAATAAAGTATTTTATATCTACCGAGTTTGATTATACTTCGATGCAACACGGGATTGTGTGCTCGATGATTGCGTTAATTCAACGTGCCTCGAACCTTATCTGTCGAGTGTCTACATATCTACGCTTACAATTCAATATTTTCGACGGATTGGTTGCGCTCTCTCGATCTAGATTAACAGATCAATTACTTAGTATGTTTTATCAGATAAGCTCTTTTTTTAATTCGAACCGATTCTCAGTGGGGACTACCGGATTGATAGGTGTTAAAACAATCGCCGACGGGTCTCAAGAGTCAGTATTCGGTGAATTAGGGCTATCGTAAGTCTCGTGGCTGACCTGATTTTGTAGTAGTTGATCCGCGGACGCGTCGAGAATTCGACATGATCGTTTTAAGCGTTTTGTGGGCGTTGTGCGCCGTTCTCCATCTCGGCGACGCAGTCGGTCTTCATGGGTTCCATTTTCATGGTCTGGAAGAGCCAGACACCTCGCACATAATCGATGTGCAGAGGATCGACGAGGCCTGGATCGAGCAGCCCCTCGATCACTTCAATCCGCAGAACAATCGCACCTGGTCTATGGTATGCGTTAGGCGACCACTCTTTATGAAAGATAGAAATCCTCCAACTTGATTATCAGAAGCTTTTCTTCTGGAGGGattattcaacaatttctttGGGTTTACTGTTtgagaaatgttatttttataatgtcacCTAAATTTTTCTGGCGTCTCGGCAATTTTGTTTCactaaatccgcagtctagcggcAACCTAATTTCATCGCGTTTCCGTTTCCCCGTTCTAACAGCGTTACTACGAGAACTCCGCCCTGTTCAAAGAGGGTGGGCCCATTTTGATCATGATCGGCGGGGAATGGGAAATATCCACGGGTTTCCTGCAGACGGGTCAAATGTACGAAGTGGCCAAGGCGCACAACGGTATGATGTACTACACCGAGCACCGTTACTACGGCAAAAGTCATCCCACCGAGTAAGAGATCCATTTCCGGTTCGATCGTTGGACGATATATCACGATTTCGCGACACGGCAACATTTCAGGGACCTGGACTCGAGGAACATGCAGTACTTGAGCGTCGATCAATCATTGGCGGACTTGGCGTACTTCATAGAGACCAAAAAGAAGGAGAAAGTGTTCCAGAACAGCGTCGTGGTCGTTTTCGGAGGGTCTTACGCCGGAAACATGGCTGCCTGGGCCAGACTGAAATACCCCCATCTTATTCAAGTATTTCTCTTATGGTTTCCATTCCACGCTTTGCCTATCGATTATCCAACAGCCGTTCGAAAGTCAAAGATTAACAACCGTGAATTTTTTCAATGAATCGTTCTGTAACTACAGCAATTTCGTTTAAGGGGAAATTTTGTTCAACTTATTCCGGACACAGCAGAGTCACTGTTGTATTTTCCATACTTCTATCGGCGAATTATTTGTATAGTCTTGGAGAATCAATCTTTGCGCTGATAGATCGAGTCCACCTTCGCGAGATTGAGGGAGTTTGCTTTATCGAACAAACTGCTTCGAATCTATCCAATTTTCGCGGCGAATTGATAAGATAGTCGAGATTTTAGGGAAAGTGTCACCGATCCTTCTTATAGGGCGCGTTGGCCAGCAGTGCTCCGGTGTTCGCGAAGGCCGACTTTCACGGTGAGCTAAATTCGTCCGGGTTTCTCGAAACTTTCGTCTCTCGCGTTCAAGcaacaaagaagaaaaaaaaacggctCGATTACGTTTTTCAGAGTATTACGAAGTGGTGACCGAATCGCTGCGTAGACACAGCCAGCAATGCGTGGACGACGTTAAAGCGGCGTTCGACGCGGTCGAGGAACTGTTGGCGACTCCGCAGGGTCCGGAGAAATTGAAGTCCTACTTCAAGTAAACTCCTATTTCTTTGCTATTGCGCAACAAAGCTGCGCGCAACACTGTCACTATATCGTTTTGCATGAAATTGTTTAGCCTGTGCGACGTGCCGAAGGCAAACTCTTCCAGCGACCTTGGGCTCTTTATGAACTCTTTGGCGGAGGTACGGTTCCTGAAACCGCGCGATTATGTCACGCGCTGTTTGCCGAGTTTCCCGCGTGCTCGAAAGAAAAATCGGAAACTCCATCGGTTGCGTAACTAACGGTTTCTTGCTCTCGGCAGGCGTTCGCCGGTATCGTTCAGTACGACAAGGTGGTGAAGGGAGAGACGAAAATTGCAACTTGCTGCAAGCACATGACTGCGCGCTACTTAGGCAGCCCCCTTCAGAGACTGGCTCGCCTTGTCGCCGACGAAAAGCGTTGCTCGATCGGCTACGCGGATTTCATCAAGAGGTACACCAGGAAACCGTGGAACATGCAACCCGACGTCAGTACGTTTCGACATTAGTCACTACGAAGCACTTACCCACTTCCGTTCAATAGCGATAGCAATTTCATTCTTTCGAGGTAGCCGTTTAGACGAACATGATTAATCTTCCTTCAGCTTTCTTTGTAGCACAGTTGTTAAAAGACTTATCAGCAGACTTTcgacagataaaatattaatttgccTCTTGGCAAGGTAGATAGTCAGATTTCTAAACCGCCGCGTTGCGAGCGAGAGATAAGGCGAGATAAAGTTGTTCTCGTTGTTTATAAATAATCCGGAGGAACAGATATCGAATTGACAATAGGGACGGACGAGGGCTCGCATTACTCTGTTCTCTCTTTCGTAATTTGAACGCTTTCAGTGAGACAATGGTTCTACCAGACGTGCACCGAGTATGGTTATTATCAGACGACTAATTCGAAGAAGTCGATCTTCGGCACCCTGTTCCCGTTGAGCTTCTTCACAGACATGTGCGGCGATCTCTATGGCGATTAGTACGTACCGTAAGCACGATTCGTGACAAATCGTGCATGCATTTTGCTGTAGCATTCGTTTTGCAGTTTCGGCGGAAAGTTCCTGGACGCGAGGGTCAGGCGGACGAATTTGATGTACGGAGGCCTGCGGCCGGATTTGCGAAACGTGATCTTCACCAACGGGAACATCGACCCGTGGCATGCTCTATCGGTTCTTCGAGACTTGAACCAATTCTCGCCAGCTATATTGATTAACGGTAGGGGACGACGCTGAAGCAGATTATAGGAGAAACACTAAAACACGTCATTCAACCTTCGACCATCCCCCATTTTTCCAACTTTGTCGCTTGTTGTCAAATTGACGCAATGGGGCCGCAAAATCGATACGACCGCAACATAAATAGTTATCTTTGCGAGTTCCTGCTCTAACGCCGGTCATATGGTCATTCATAGTTTCCCGGAAGAGGAAGATAATTTATTCTCTGTACACATTTAATAGATTCTGTTCGGAATCTTTGTCACGAGTCTGACTTGTAAGagcaagaaattaaaaatgaatgaaaaatctTCTAGGTTCCTCGCACTGCAGCGATTTGTACAACTCCGAAGCCACGGACGTCCCAGAGCTGGTCCAAGCAAGATCGAGGGTGCGAGACATAATCAGCAGCTGGATCAAGTCTTAGTTTCCGGGAATAAGTAGATCGGGATCGATGTAGAAAAATGTGCATTTATTTCCTATGTACAACCGATCGAGTGCCACAATGAAATTTCGTGTAACTTATTGTGTATTAAACGCAAGTCTATTCGTAAACCTAATTTACCATGCTCGGGCCTCGCACGACCGTGTTCCCATGGTGCAAATACCGCGAGGCTCGACCGGAAGAAGCGTTAAGTGTATCCTTATCTCTACGATTTCCTCCCAGAAAAGGCGGCAACTAATAATTAACAATTTGTCGAGCCCGCGAGTAAAGCAGTCGcgtcgaccgagatcgtagattCATTTCTGTATGTCCGCGATACGAGTGCTACCAGCATAATCGACTTGTCCCCCAGACAAAGTAAATACGATTAGAGACGATAGTGCTTGTTATCGGGTGAATTCGTGCGATCAATCGACCTCGAGCTTCCTGAAGGAGCCGGTGATGCCGTATATGTTCGAGTCGCTGGAGCCGATGTCGGAGCAGCCGAAACCCTGCTTCAAGGCCGACACAGCACCCTCCCGAGCCTTCTCGGAGTACAGCTCCAGACGCACTCTCATCTTGTCGTGGCTCAGCAATGTTGGTCTCATGTCCATCAGCTCTTTCCTCCATAGGTCTGCAAGAACAGGTGTCAAGCACAGTAGAACCAATTAATTAACATAATAATTAACGTGAATAGAGCCTCCTAGCTGGACCTCTATTATACCGAGCGTACCACCGcggatattatgcatttatagcaaaaacgAGCTGGTAGAATTtagaacagtagaaagatttcaaaaatttaagaatgccaatatattattttcaacttgttaagaTTGTAATCTAAGGATTAGTTAACTCATATTCTAAGTAGTCAGCGTGCCTCTCTGATCCGAATGACCTTGTACTCTGACGTAAACGAGGTAACACTGCGCTAAGACCTGAATCAGACTCGCGGCTAAGCCAACCGGAAGTTGAAATTCAAGCGACTTAACACGAGATAAAGATTACCGATCATTTCCTTCATGGGCATGGTGCCGCCGTACTCCTTCGGCAGTAGGCTCGTGTCCATTTTCTGGTTGATAGCGTCATTGAGGCTGGTGTAGATCTTCACTCGCTTCCGGATCTTCTCGGAGATCAGAGTCAGACCGAAGTCAAGAGCAAACTTCACGGAGGGGTGCGTGTTGATGGCGTGTACCTCCTTGTGCCGCATGGGTATGGTTCGCTGGAAGAAACTCGATATGAATCGCCATAAGTGAAAGTATGTACCTGTCATTTGCGAACAGCTGTCCGATCTTATCGCCGTGTTCATTTCCAAGGGTGGTACGTGCAAAGTTAATGGAACATTCGTGCCGGATTCCGTGTTACATTTTAACACCGAAACCGAGCACGAACTTTTACACTGTAATACTTCGTACCAACGTGGACACTATGATGCAATAAGAAACGTGAGAATTCTTCGTGAAACGAGGAGGAAAATGAGAAGTTTCTAAAACGCGATAACGGACACGAGTGACGACATAATCTAATATTTATCTTACACCGAGGCACACGTTTAATTGGGAAATGGGAGACATACGGGGGTTCAACGATGCTATGGAAAGTAGGTTCACGGCCGTTATCCGGAGATCCGTCGGACATTCGGGAAAAGTGGAACAGGGGCTAAAGAACCGGTTATCGTCGGCTGTCTTTTTTCGGAGGCGTTACGAAACGCTGTTGCATCAGTGTCCTTGAATCGAAAGCATCTCACGGCGGGGCCGATGATTGGGAATAATCTGGTACGAGAGCCAGGCCCAGATTCACGGTAGAACCCGTGGCAGAAGTAGGCCGAatcagagaaaaagagagggagagagagagagagatggtacCTCGCCGTTCTTGACGATGCGTACAGCCTCCTTCGGAGTGAAGAGCGTCAGATGCGGGAAACTGACGCCGGCTCCGTCGGCGAAATGAACGAATCCACGCACTTGGTTCTCCTCGTCCTCCATCATCGTCTCGTAGGTGATCGCGTGGATTCTGCACATGTCCGCGTTCGTGTACTTGTGCGGATCGAACACACCTGCGGAAACCATTCTCTAAAATTTCGTACTCGAACCGTAGTTACTTCATGCTTTAGAATACACGAACAATTAAAGTTACAGATCTCTGTATGTCTTATGAACagacgaattttatgcattcacgacaaaaattGTTAGGTAATTTCAACCTACCAAGATAACTACTGCGCGCGCAGCAAAAatacgaataaaatattttctataaagtCGGAGAACCGAGGAGAAAAAATTTGCTGGTTTCGTAAAGTCTGAATGTCCACGTCCGGTGCAAGACAAGAGCCGAGAAACCATTCGTGTCGCGGCGAACGAGGAGCGGAAACTCGGTCGCATGCGTGTTCCCCTCGGACATTGCTCGTCGAAGCGAAAGCTATCATTATCGCTAGACGGTATGCGAGGAGATTTGGCGTTTACCTGGTCTGGCGATTATAACGCGGCGGCCTTTCGCGTCGCGACCGGGTGCAGCGAACAGGTACCTGAAGCGAGAGAACCAGAGCGGATTAGAATTTTGCGGCGACGCTCGCGTCCGCCATTTTCCCCGGGAGTCTTACCCCAACGACAGAAGCTCCTCCATCGTCGGCTCGGTCGGGTCCAAATGATTGAAAGCCGGATGGTAAACCTGCCGCAGCAACAGGTATCTCTCGATGGCCTCTTCCGCCATCGGCACGTTGAACTTTTTGCATCTCAGAAACCTTAATAAGAATTGCGCATCTGGCGGTCCGGGAGAATGCGCCGATTAGAAATGATACAGTTTcgacgattagactgcggattttatgaatttgtgacaaaaatgggtacacGCGATTTGAAGCAGTATTGGAAAGATTTTAGGACGTCAGTGTGTCAGTTTCAGCTGACTgagataattaaccctttgcactcgaagctgttttaactccaaaacatttcttcctacctagaatatttccctcgtatatatattttttcatgttgtacatacgaaaatggtggaatttcctggtacaatactgaaatgtttcgtaatttattgaatataaacagatttaataatgtaagaaatattgcgaataatgatacagaaatttttagtggcgccttacagtcgccgttcgagtgctaaggattgaaagaaaattttaaaaaattttgactTGGCTTCCGAGTTTcccacaaagatccgcagtgtaatcaCGACAGTAGGGTAAATTCGATCAGGGAGGACGATCGCAGAGGGAAAGTCGATTGTCTCACCGAGACGGCTGTTCTCGATTCGCGGATTCATTTTGATCCAGTCACGTATCTGGTCGAGGGCCTGGTCCCGAGTGTTCTTGTCCTCCCGGAGCTCATCCTTGGCGATTTGTTGCGTCTCCTTCGAGAGAGTGCAATCGTAGTTGTCTCCCTCGGTTACCCACTCTATCGCGCCCATTTCGATCGGCAAAGTTCGCTGGTTCGAGCGGCTGTCGATGATTTTCGGCTGAAACTCTACAACCCCGTCGGCTTAGGATCACGGTTCGAGCGTTTTGCCCCGAAAGTGCATCATCGGTGTTCTTACGGCCGCTCTTTGGGCTTTTAGAATCTACGTGCGATAGCACACACGGGAAACTGGATGCGATCCGGTTTGCCCGTCTTCTCGACAGCCGGCAGATGCTATTCCTTCGGGTCCGAGCCACTGACACGGTTCCCTCGGCACCGTTCAAAGTCACGCCGTCGTTGAAAGCGAATCTATGTACCGCGGATGCGAGCATGACACGCTCGACGTGCTCGCCCGGTACTAGATTCGCATACTCTCGCCTACTTTCCTCCCCATTTCCATTCCCATTCCGCGACGAATGTGGGCCCCACCGAGCAGTTTCGTAATCCCCCATAGGTACCGCTGACTCGCCGGTGATTTTGTGACATAACAATTTCGTCGGTTCATGATATAATGTTCGACCGGGTGTATACGAACGCCGGAGAGTATTACGTGTTCCGCGATACCAACATATGCTGTAAGCGAGTCCCTCGAAAGTTTCGCAACAACTTTCTCCGGTTACGCAATCGTCTGGGCTCTGCGCGCCCATCTTTGTTCTCCAATTTTGTACGGCCGGCTAACGCGAATCGATCGTGTTTCCCCATCGGTCCCCCATTAAATAACCTATCCTACGCGCCCCGTGGATTTTCCTATCCGCCAACCTATCCCAACGCCGATCCAATCTTACCCGCCGGAGAAATTATTGCGCAACCGTGTAATCACCGTCTTTCGGCTCGTGGGTACGATGACCACTCATTTTCACGGCGAATTCGCCACGTAAGCTTAACCCTCGTCTAATAATGTAATTATACCGCAATTTTACGCTGGATTACGTAAACCAAACATTCCTCGTCACCATCGCACTCTACAGAACTTTTACCATCTCTTGCATTCTTGAAAATTTTTCATCGGGCCGGATTAACACtttcaaaatttgattgtgCCAAATTTAAGCTGACAAATCTTCACACGATCATCCCAAATTATTAGAGCACGGTATCGAGGGTGAGTTGTTCAAGGATCTATTAAGAAAATCCTCAGGACTCGCAAAAATTATGGGATAACGTGTTGATAAAAAGGGGGATAAAAAATCAGTAATGCTAATTCCACCTTCAACGGGCCTCCACTGTCCAAATGAACTTTGCATCgaatgaaaagaaaaacaatggTATCGCGAGGCCATCGACGGCACCTCAAGGGCTCCCGTTGTTCTACAAGCCTCGCATACGAAATCGATCATCGAGATTCACGATCTTCGATGTCTAATTCGCGACAATGGAAACCCACGGTTCGTGTATCTATCATGATCTCAAGATCGAATCGTTAACGTCGACGGTGGCGCGAGGCGTTCGA
This window of the Halictus rubicundus isolate RS-2024b chromosome 9, iyHalRubi1_principal, whole genome shotgun sequence genome carries:
- the LOC143357093 gene encoding uncharacterized protein LOC143357093: MDGCVPTKRSHKEWRRTAKKERRRRLRRKAAAERDTDAERLRAALEKNADYLNWLENCEKERAERERTETEEHEQRERLWLEEEVRAQKEWQILQERKQRARQLQLEQEAKIREEFEAKQETIRKKQEEEKRKREEDIEKRERLVKEIDDYIDNGIKTPEALREMIDSQPGKELCPFFTKTAACRYGDTCSRNHRRVCLSKVILVPGFYTHFSLEKNSAEYDTDIALEFESSETREHFREFYKDVVPELESFGRIKTLKYCCNTEIHLRGNLYVEYYTEREAARALRKLKGRWYAGRQLNCEFANLKSWRSAVCGMAKCPKGRACNFLHTFRNPRDEYDIKSPHRWAKSSGSSSQDVASSRRTEHRSKSKWEDGSEADDGKNWRWSESPEPESDHQYSRNSDKRHRRSDESLHRQASSRDKRQPDRDKLIADNDEIPSKRRRSKKYFEENAKDEDVSNGRESSRRYSRRYEKKRDADDEEDREESRSPRYSRKRYSKTGDGSYHSKSRRHSNKYWREGREKDRRKSKSHRDSVEDSSKRRSKPISETSVVAEKNDHAKDIPRVKSKWDKDASGQNNSDSSESSDSDSTSSVEEKDADKPAVTANPRKHDSDDAWATTDSENESKVNDKR
- the LOC143357296 gene encoding putative serine protease K12H4.7, which encodes MIVLSVLWALCAVLHLGDAVGLHGFHFHGLEEPDTSHIIDVQRIDEAWIEQPLDHFNPQNNRTWSMRYYENSALFKEGGPILIMIGGEWEISTGFLQTGQMYEVAKAHNGMMYYTEHRYYGKSHPTEDLDSRNMQYLSVDQSLADLAYFIETKKKEKVFQNSVVVVFGGSYAGNMAAWARLKYPHLIQGALASSAPVFAKADFHEYYEVVTESLRRHSQQCVDDVKAAFDAVEELLATPQGPEKLKSYFNLCDVPKANSSSDLGLFMNSLAEAFAGIVQYDKVVKGETKIATCCKHMTARYLGSPLQRLARLVADEKRCSIGYADFIKRYTRKPWNMQPDVMRQWFYQTCTEYGYYQTTNSKKSIFGTLFPLSFFTDMCGDLYGDYFGGKFLDARVRRTNLMYGGLRPDLRNVIFTNGNIDPWHALSVLRDLNQFSPAILINGSSHCSDLYNSEATDVPELVQARSRVRDIISSWIKS
- the LOC143357300 gene encoding clavesin-2, which codes for MGAIEWVTEGDNYDCTLSKETQQIAKDELREDKNTRDQALDQIRDWIKMNPRIENSRLDAQFLLRFLRCKKFNVPMAEEAIERYLLLRQVYHPAFNHLDPTEPTMEELLSLGYLFAAPGRDAKGRRVIIARPGVFDPHKYTNADMCRIHAITYETMMEDEENQVRGFVHFADGAGVSFPHLTLFTPKEAVRIVKNGERTIPMRHKEVHAINTHPSVKFALDFGLTLISEKIRKRVKIYTSLNDAINQKMDTSLLPKEYGGTMPMKEMIDLWRKELMDMRPTLLSHDKMRVRLELYSEKAREGAVSALKQGFGCSDIGSSDSNIYGITGSFRKLEVD